In Paenibacillus sp. BIC5C1, a genomic segment contains:
- a CDS encoding acetate kinase: MKVLVINAGSSSLKYQLYNMTDESVLAKGLVERIGMDSSILTHKPTGREDVTEVSEILEHTTAIRKVIDILTDKENGVLGSVDEIQAVGHRVVHGGEAFKESVLVDDASKAEIRRLFDLAPLHNPAAMMGIRAAESNMPGVPQVMVFDTAFHQTMPEKAYLYAIPRVLYKKYKVRRYGAHGTSHDYVSKAAAEYLDRPLEDLKIITCHVGNGGSVTAVQGGVSVDTSMGMTPLEGLMMGTRSGDLDPAIVPYVMNKEELSVSEVNSMLNKHSGLLAISGISSDMREITEGMEAGDANSTLAFEMYEYRLRKYIGSYAAAMNGVDVIVFTAGVGENSVVLRQKVCEQLTYLGVELDEALNAIRSGEPRRITTANSKVDVLVVPTNEELVIARDTHRIVLNSL; the protein is encoded by the coding sequence GTGAAAGTACTCGTAATTAATGCGGGGAGTTCCTCGCTCAAATATCAATTGTATAACATGACGGATGAATCGGTATTGGCCAAAGGGTTGGTAGAGCGGATCGGGATGGACTCTTCCATTCTGACTCATAAACCGACCGGCCGTGAGGATGTTACGGAAGTTAGTGAAATTCTCGAACATACTACAGCTATTCGTAAAGTTATTGACATCCTGACAGACAAAGAAAATGGTGTGCTTGGTTCCGTTGATGAAATTCAGGCTGTTGGACATCGTGTAGTTCACGGTGGTGAAGCATTTAAGGAATCAGTCTTGGTTGATGATGCTTCCAAAGCAGAAATTCGCCGTCTGTTCGATCTGGCTCCACTGCATAACCCTGCAGCAATGATGGGTATTCGTGCGGCTGAATCCAATATGCCAGGGGTACCACAGGTCATGGTCTTTGATACGGCTTTCCATCAAACGATGCCGGAAAAAGCATATCTGTATGCCATTCCACGTGTGCTTTACAAAAAGTATAAAGTGCGTCGTTATGGAGCACATGGTACTTCCCATGATTACGTAAGCAAGGCAGCAGCTGAATATCTGGATCGTCCATTGGAAGATCTGAAGATCATCACATGCCACGTCGGTAATGGTGGTAGCGTAACAGCTGTACAGGGCGGCGTATCCGTGGACACGTCCATGGGCATGACTCCACTCGAAGGATTAATGATGGGAACACGTAGTGGTGACCTGGATCCGGCAATTGTCCCTTATGTGATGAACAAGGAAGAACTGAGCGTGAGCGAAGTAAACTCCATGTTGAATAAGCATAGTGGACTTCTTGCAATCTCCGGCATCAGCAGCGACATGCGTGAAATCACGGAAGGTATGGAGGCTGGCGATGCTAACTCTACACTTGCATTCGAGATGTACGAATATCGTTTGCGTAAATACATCGGTTCTTATGCAGCAGCAATGAACGGTGTAGACGTGATCGTATTTACGGCTGGTGTAGGTGAGAACTCCGTGGTTCTTCGCCAAAAAGTATGTGAGCAGCTGACGTACTTGGGTGTTGAACTGGATGAAGCGCTGAATGCAATTCGCTCTGGAGAACCACGCCGTATCACTACAGCAAATTCCAAAGTGGATGTTCTTGTAGTTCCTACGAACGAAGAATTGGTGATTGCAAGAGATACACACCGAATCGTATTGAATTCTCTGTAA
- a CDS encoding 3-hydroxyacyl-CoA dehydrogenase family protein — translation MFFKKIGVVGGGTMGQGISQMLAAKGLDVLLVEHTTEKLDHAYNMIETNLDKQLEKWAITKAEKKLILSRITKVAHLAELGTCDMVIETISEDLEAKKAVFSQLDQVCPSNVILASNTSTLSLTELASSTKYPERVIGMHFIHPVSRVDLVEIIRGLKTSDSTFAETRRFVEEVADKKGVMIYESPGFVTSRLICLLINEALHVLQEGVASAEDIDDAMRIGYNFQHGPLEMADRFGLDSVEAALERMFREFGELKYRPSTVLKKMVRAGHLGVKTGEGFFKYDKDGDRL, via the coding sequence ATGTTTTTCAAAAAGATAGGAGTTGTCGGCGGCGGCACGATGGGGCAAGGTATTTCCCAGATGCTTGCAGCCAAAGGACTTGATGTGCTTCTGGTAGAACACACAACGGAGAAGCTGGATCATGCATATAACATGATTGAAACCAACCTCGATAAACAACTGGAGAAATGGGCTATTACGAAGGCTGAGAAGAAATTGATTCTCTCCCGTATTACCAAAGTTGCTCATCTGGCTGAACTCGGAACTTGCGATATGGTCATTGAGACTATTTCTGAAGATCTGGAAGCGAAAAAAGCGGTATTCAGTCAACTTGACCAGGTTTGCCCAAGCAACGTAATTCTTGCAAGTAATACATCCACGCTGAGTTTGACTGAGCTTGCAAGCTCAACCAAATACCCAGAGCGTGTTATTGGTATGCACTTTATTCACCCGGTTTCCCGGGTTGATCTTGTAGAGATTATTCGTGGTCTGAAAACATCTGATTCCACTTTTGCAGAAACTAGACGTTTTGTAGAAGAAGTAGCGGACAAAAAAGGCGTTATGATCTATGAATCACCTGGATTTGTTACGTCTAGACTGATTTGTCTTTTGATCAACGAAGCATTGCATGTACTGCAGGAAGGTGTCGCATCCGCTGAAGATATTGATGACGCTATGCGTATCGGATACAATTTCCAGCACGGACCGCTTGAGATGGCAGACCGTTTCGGATTGGATTCAGTAGAAGCTGCACTCGAAAGAATGTTCCGTGAATTCGGTGAATTGAAATATCGTCCTTCCACAGTCCTGAAGAAAATGGTACGTGCAGGACACCTGGGTGTCAAAACAGGCGAAGGATTCTTCAAGTACGACAAGGATGGTGACCGGCTGTGA